A section of the Amycolatopsis sp. AA4 genome encodes:
- a CDS encoding serine protease: MIRRLVGVAIAVTATFALVTAPEASAATTTFTGAVALSNCSGSVVKPAATPMDAPALVLSNGHCLEEGMPDPGQVIVGQASNRSFDLLSPDGQSSVGTVTATKVVYATMTDTDISLYQLSDTYADIQQKYSVPPLELVNTHPQAGTPIDVVSGYWKQIYSCSIDGFVHELHENNWVWKDSIRYVPGCATIGGTSGSPVVDRDTGKVIGVNNTSNDNGESCTLNNPCEVDEAGNVTVRPNYKYGQETYGIPACLTPANEIDLNQQGCTLPKP, from the coding sequence ATGATCCGCCGACTGGTTGGCGTCGCGATCGCCGTCACGGCGACATTCGCGCTGGTCACCGCCCCCGAAGCAAGTGCGGCGACCACCACGTTCACCGGTGCCGTGGCGCTGTCCAACTGTTCCGGTTCGGTCGTGAAACCGGCCGCCACGCCGATGGACGCGCCCGCCCTGGTCCTGTCGAACGGGCACTGCCTCGAGGAAGGCATGCCCGATCCGGGACAGGTGATCGTCGGGCAGGCCTCGAACCGCTCGTTCGACCTGCTGTCGCCGGACGGGCAGAGCTCGGTGGGCACCGTGACCGCGACCAAGGTCGTCTACGCGACGATGACCGACACCGACATCTCGCTGTACCAGCTGAGCGACACCTACGCCGACATCCAGCAGAAGTACAGCGTGCCGCCGCTCGAACTGGTGAACACGCATCCGCAGGCGGGCACGCCGATCGACGTGGTGTCCGGGTACTGGAAGCAGATCTACTCCTGCTCGATCGACGGGTTCGTGCACGAACTGCACGAGAACAACTGGGTCTGGAAGGACTCGATCCGGTACGTCCCGGGCTGCGCGACCATCGGCGGCACGTCCGGTTCGCCGGTCGTCGACCGCGACACCGGCAAGGTCATCGGCGTGAACAACACGTCCAACGACAACGGCGAGAGCTGCACGCTGAACAACCCGTGCGAGGTCGACGAGGCCGGCAACGTGACCGTGCGGCCGAACTACAAGTACGGCCAGGAGACCTACGGTATTCCCGCCTGTCTGACCCCCGCCAACGAGATCGACCTCAACCAGCAGGGCTGCACCCTGCCGAAACCGTAA
- the topA gene encoding type I DNA topoisomerase has protein sequence MSGEQGSVAGTRTKKSGTGGNGADRRRLVIVESPTKARKIAPYLGGNYVVESSVGHIRDLPRGAADVPAQYKGESWARLGVDIDNDFKPLYIVTPDKKSKVTELKGLLKDVDELYLATDPDREGEAIAWHLLETLKPKVPVRRMVFHEVTEQAIQAAAAATRELDADLVDAQETRRILDRLYGYEVSPVLWKKVMPKLSAGRVQSVATRIVVERERERMRFTSASYWDISATMDAGEDASPRTFPARLVAVDGSRLATGRDFDSNGQLKGNAADIRVLGESDARALAQALSERDFKVASVEEKPYTRKPYAPFMTSTLQQEAGRKLRFTSERTMRIAQKLYENGYITYMRTDSTTLSESAITAARNQATQLYGKEYVSPSPRQYTRKVKNAQEAHEAIRPSGEVFRTPGQVAKELDTDEFRLYEMIWQRTIASQMADAKGTTMSVRIVGTAATGEECTFAASGRTITFAGFLKAYVEAVDTEAGGEADDKQSRLPVLAKDQALTAPELSADGHSTSPPARYSEPSLVSKLEELGIGRPSTYASIIKTIQDRGYVWKKGSALVPSWVAFAVVGLMERHFERLVDYNFTAGLEDELDRIANGDEHRVEWLSKFYFGGDFGVEGSVGRLGGLKKLVDGSVEGIDAREINSIPMFSDAEGHQVVVRVGRYGPYLEREVNGESQRANLPEDLPPDELSPEIAEKLFATPQEGRVLGTDPVSGHEIVAKEGRFGPYVTELLPEPELPEDATAAQKKAAKAKLPKPRTGSLFKSMSIETITLDDALKLLSLPRVVGKDPESGDEITAQNGRYGPYLKKGTDSRSIQTEDQLFSITLEEALKIYSEPKQRGRSATARPPLKELGDDPVSGKPMVVKDGRFGPYVTDGEYNATLRKSDSIEELTAERAAELLAEKRAKGPAPKKRTTTRKAPAKSTAAKSTTTKSTAAKSTAAKSTTAKKAPAKRSSTATKSK, from the coding sequence ATGAGTGGAGAGCAGGGCAGCGTGGCAGGAACACGGACCAAGAAGAGCGGCACCGGGGGCAACGGTGCCGATCGACGGCGGCTGGTGATCGTCGAGTCGCCAACCAAGGCCCGCAAGATCGCCCCCTATCTCGGCGGCAACTACGTCGTCGAGTCCTCCGTCGGGCACATCCGGGACCTGCCCCGCGGCGCCGCCGACGTCCCCGCGCAGTACAAGGGCGAATCGTGGGCCCGGCTCGGCGTCGACATCGACAACGACTTCAAACCGCTCTACATCGTCACCCCGGACAAGAAGTCCAAGGTCACCGAGCTGAAGGGGCTGCTGAAGGACGTCGACGAGCTCTACCTCGCGACGGACCCCGACCGCGAGGGCGAGGCCATCGCCTGGCACCTGCTGGAGACCCTGAAGCCCAAGGTCCCGGTGCGCCGGATGGTCTTCCACGAGGTCACCGAGCAGGCCATCCAGGCCGCCGCCGCGGCCACCCGCGAGCTGGACGCCGACCTCGTCGACGCGCAGGAGACCCGCCGCATCCTCGACCGGCTTTACGGCTATGAGGTCTCGCCGGTGCTGTGGAAGAAGGTCATGCCGAAGCTCTCGGCGGGCCGCGTGCAGTCCGTCGCGACGCGGATCGTCGTGGAGCGCGAGCGCGAGCGGATGCGCTTCACCTCGGCGTCGTACTGGGACATCTCGGCGACCATGGACGCCGGCGAGGACGCTTCGCCGCGTACGTTCCCCGCGCGCCTCGTCGCGGTCGACGGCTCGCGCCTGGCGACGGGTCGCGACTTCGACTCCAACGGGCAGCTCAAGGGCAACGCCGCGGACATCCGCGTGCTCGGCGAATCGGACGCGCGGGCGCTGGCCCAGGCGTTGAGCGAGCGCGACTTCAAGGTCGCGAGCGTCGAGGAGAAGCCGTACACGCGCAAGCCGTACGCGCCGTTCATGACGTCCACGCTGCAGCAGGAAGCTGGCCGCAAGCTGCGCTTCACTTCCGAGCGCACGATGCGGATCGCGCAGAAGCTGTACGAGAACGGTTACATCACTTATATGCGTACCGACTCCACGACGCTGTCGGAGTCGGCGATCACGGCCGCGCGCAACCAGGCGACGCAGCTGTACGGCAAGGAATACGTCTCGCCGTCGCCGCGCCAGTACACGCGCAAGGTGAAGAACGCGCAGGAAGCGCACGAGGCGATCCGTCCGTCGGGCGAGGTCTTCCGTACGCCGGGCCAGGTCGCGAAAGAGCTGGACACCGACGAGTTCCGGCTCTACGAGATGATCTGGCAGCGCACGATCGCGTCGCAGATGGCGGACGCGAAGGGCACCACGATGTCGGTGCGCATCGTCGGCACCGCCGCGACCGGCGAGGAATGCACCTTCGCCGCTTCGGGCCGCACGATCACCTTCGCCGGCTTCTTGAAGGCGTACGTCGAGGCAGTCGACACCGAGGCCGGCGGCGAGGCCGACGACAAGCAGAGCCGGCTCCCGGTCCTGGCCAAGGACCAGGCCCTCACCGCGCCCGAGCTGTCCGCGGACGGCCACTCCACGTCGCCGCCCGCGCGCTACTCCGAGCCGAGCCTGGTCAGCAAGCTGGAAGAGCTGGGCATCGGCCGCCCGTCGACGTACGCGTCGATCATCAAGACCATCCAGGACCGCGGCTACGTGTGGAAGAAGGGTTCCGCGCTGGTGCCCTCGTGGGTCGCGTTCGCCGTGGTCGGGCTGATGGAGCGGCATTTCGAGCGGCTGGTGGACTACAACTTCACCGCCGGTCTCGAGGACGAGCTGGACCGCATCGCCAACGGCGACGAGCACCGCGTCGAATGGCTGTCGAAGTTCTACTTCGGCGGCGACTTCGGCGTCGAGGGCTCGGTCGGCCGCCTCGGCGGGCTGAAGAAGCTGGTCGACGGCAGTGTCGAGGGCATCGACGCGCGCGAGATCAACTCGATCCCGATGTTCAGCGACGCCGAAGGGCACCAGGTCGTGGTGCGCGTCGGCCGCTACGGGCCGTACCTGGAGCGCGAGGTCAACGGGGAGTCGCAGCGCGCGAACCTGCCCGAGGACCTGCCGCCGGACGAGCTGTCGCCGGAGATCGCGGAGAAGCTCTTCGCGACGCCGCAGGAAGGCCGCGTGCTGGGCACCGACCCGGTCAGCGGACACGAGATCGTGGCGAAGGAAGGCCGCTTCGGCCCGTACGTCACGGAGCTGCTTCCTGAGCCGGAGCTGCCCGAGGACGCCACCGCGGCGCAGAAGAAGGCCGCGAAGGCGAAGCTGCCGAAGCCGCGTACGGGGTCGCTGTTCAAGTCGATGTCGATCGAGACGATCACGCTCGACGACGCGCTGAAGCTGCTCTCGCTGCCGCGCGTCGTGGGCAAGGACCCGGAGTCGGGCGACGAGATCACCGCGCAGAACGGGCGCTACGGGCCGTACCTGAAGAAGGGCACGGACTCGCGGTCGATCCAGACCGAGGACCAGCTGTTCTCGATCACGCTGGAAGAGGCACTGAAGATCTATTCGGAGCCGAAGCAGCGCGGCCGGTCGGCCACCGCGCGTCCGCCGCTGAAGGAACTCGGCGACGACCCGGTGTCGGGCAAGCCGATGGTGGTCAAGGACGGCCGCTTCGGCCCGTACGTGACCGACGGCGAGTACAACGCGACGCTGCGGAAGTCCGACAGCATCGAGGAACTCACCGCGGAGCGCGCGGCCGAGCTTTTGGCGGAGAAGCGCGCGAAGGGTCCGGCACCGAAGAAGCGGACCACGACGCGTAAGGCGCCGGCGAAGTCCACTGCGGCGAAGTCGACCACGACCAAGTCGACAGCGGCGAAGTCGACGGCGGCGAAGTCGACGACTGCGAAGAAGGCTCCGGCGAAGCGCAGCAGCACCGCGACGAAGTCGAAGTAA
- a CDS encoding dTMP kinase, which yields MPGTGPGGSGGTSTIHRARRVLAIKPFRRLWGVTYLCSVADWLNLLNLTSLSTKLLDNYSAQNYAFVGVIVTALLPGLLFAPLGGLLADRFDRRKIMVVCDLLRCGFLLSIAVVGAPWWLFVANFLVGCCSIMWIPSKDAAVPNLLRRPEQVETANQLGMVMTYGLAVITAAGANALILGANSTFHLFQGPGVDLYIAKVVVVITGLLYLISGILVATRIPELSLRDVHSTPQQKIKRADEEKFGFGAMMRDGLKFVRSTPIVRGLLIGAFGAFAAGGAVIGAAKPYSSSLLGGDAAFNLLMLAVFIGLALGMAVAPKLAHRLPHDRLFGISIVLAGLALGVVALSPHLAISVGAVAFVGVCAGTAFLTGVTIIGSRVEDAIRGRINAIYQAMLKIVLFGATVVTPVLIGLVRQRNVTLFGTPIIVDGTRPVILGGGLLAVLLGIIAYRQMDERRTEKIFSDLRNALRRNPRRVNGFLIAIEGTTAVNTAEQAARLARWLGTGTRPVVLTADPALGEQRFRTLVSDAALTGVRAQALVAAAVRAELVERQIQPALDAGSVVVMERFVDSPLASLSAAGELDRDELEGLVDWATGRLRPDLTVLLDSEHPEDPQPPLKDQLWVQKLLAEMAAADPDRYVVVDAEGSDRDVAVRVRSAVQSVFVGSLAGLAPAEPAEPAEEEPEDAAAADVAEAAAAEAEATQNGADALPVVSKVEDR from the coding sequence GTGCCTGGCACCGGCCCGGGCGGATCGGGCGGGACGTCCACGATCCACCGGGCCCGCCGGGTGCTGGCGATCAAACCGTTTCGTCGGCTGTGGGGCGTCACGTATCTGTGCAGCGTCGCCGACTGGCTGAACCTGCTGAACCTCACCAGCCTGAGCACCAAACTCCTCGACAACTACTCCGCGCAGAACTACGCGTTCGTCGGCGTCATCGTCACCGCGCTGCTGCCCGGCCTGCTCTTCGCCCCGCTCGGCGGCTTGCTCGCGGACCGGTTCGACCGGCGCAAGATCATGGTCGTCTGCGACCTGCTGCGCTGCGGGTTCCTGCTTTCGATCGCCGTGGTCGGCGCGCCGTGGTGGCTGTTCGTGGCGAACTTCCTGGTCGGCTGCTGTTCGATCATGTGGATCCCGTCCAAGGACGCCGCGGTGCCGAACCTGCTGCGCCGCCCCGAGCAGGTCGAGACCGCCAACCAGCTCGGCATGGTGATGACCTACGGCCTCGCCGTCATCACCGCCGCCGGGGCGAACGCGCTGATCCTCGGCGCGAACTCCACGTTCCACCTCTTCCAGGGCCCCGGCGTCGACCTCTACATCGCCAAGGTCGTCGTCGTCATCACCGGCCTGCTGTACCTGATCAGCGGCATCCTCGTCGCCACCCGCATCCCTGAACTGTCCCTCCGCGACGTCCACTCCACGCCGCAGCAGAAGATCAAGCGGGCCGACGAGGAGAAGTTCGGCTTCGGCGCGATGATGCGCGACGGGCTCAAGTTCGTCCGCAGCACGCCGATCGTCCGCGGTCTGCTGATCGGCGCGTTCGGCGCGTTCGCGGCCGGCGGCGCGGTCATCGGCGCGGCCAAGCCGTACTCGTCGTCCCTGCTCGGCGGCGACGCGGCGTTCAACCTGCTGATGCTGGCCGTCTTCATCGGCCTGGCCCTCGGCATGGCGGTGGCCCCGAAGCTCGCGCACCGGCTGCCGCACGACCGGCTGTTCGGCATCTCGATCGTCCTCGCCGGGCTCGCGCTCGGCGTCGTCGCGTTGTCGCCGCACCTGGCGATCTCGGTGGGCGCGGTCGCCTTCGTCGGCGTCTGCGCCGGCACCGCGTTCCTCACCGGCGTGACGATCATCGGCTCCCGCGTCGAGGACGCGATCCGCGGCCGGATCAACGCGATCTACCAGGCGATGCTCAAGATCGTGCTGTTCGGCGCGACGGTGGTCACGCCGGTGCTGATCGGCCTGGTCCGCCAGCGCAACGTCACCCTGTTCGGCACGCCGATCATCGTCGACGGCACCCGTCCGGTCATTCTCGGCGGCGGGCTGCTCGCCGTGCTGCTCGGGATCATCGCCTACCGGCAGATGGACGAGCGGCGCACCGAGAAGATCTTCAGCGACCTGCGCAACGCGCTGCGCCGCAACCCGCGTCGCGTCAACGGCTTCCTGATCGCCATCGAGGGCACCACCGCCGTCAACACCGCCGAGCAGGCCGCGCGGCTCGCGCGCTGGCTCGGCACCGGCACTCGGCCGGTAGTGCTCACCGCCGACCCGGCGCTCGGCGAACAGCGCTTCCGCACGCTCGTTTCGGACGCCGCCCTCACCGGGGTGCGGGCGCAGGCGCTCGTCGCCGCGGCCGTGCGCGCCGAGCTGGTGGAACGCCAGATCCAGCCCGCGCTCGACGCCGGGTCAGTGGTCGTCATGGAGCGCTTTGTCGACTCCCCGCTCGCGTCGTTGTCCGCGGCGGGCGAGCTGGACCGCGACGAGCTGGAAGGCCTGGTCGACTGGGCCACCGGACGGCTCCGTCCGGACCTCACCGTGCTTCTCGACTCCGAGCATCCGGAAGACCCGCAGCCACCGCTGAAGGACCAGCTGTGGGTGCAGAAACTGCTCGCCGAGATGGCCGCCGCCGACCCGGACCGGTACGTCGTGGTCGACGCCGAAGGCTCGGACCGCGACGTCGCGGTCCGGGTCCGCAGCGCCGTCCAGTCGGTCTTCGTCGGCTCGCTCGCCGGCCTCGCCCCCGCGGAACCTGCGGAACCGGCGGAGGAGGAACCCGAAGACGCGGCCGCGGCGGACGTCGCCGAGGCGGCGGCAGCCGAAGCGGAAGCGACGCAGAACGGCGCGGACGCGCTGCCCGTAGTGTCCAAAGTGGAGGATCGGTGA
- a CDS encoding MFS transporter produces MGETQRARAAVSVVFAVCGAAFASWAARVPAVQGKLGLSAGELGIGLFGLAAGSVVALLAAGPLITKIGSRRGVLCGATVLCGGLPLVAFAPDLPLFVAALVVLGVGNSLLDVSMNAHAARVEEAYGRPIFAGFHAFWNIGGLAGSGVAALMEVWRVPIEAHFTGAGVVLLVLGIFAASQFLPGADRGQGEAAFALPSKALIPLGVIAFCGFVAEGTVNDWSAVYLREVTAASAAVASLGYFAFSITMIAVRTVADRVVERVGAVLFMRVATGVTVVGFLLVVVVPVPAVAVVGFAVVGLGVSGMVPLAWSAAGRKQPEAPGRAIAAVAACGYLGFLAGPVLVSGLSGGIGLHWTLAVVGALVVTVGFLAPTMRVGDPVSRR; encoded by the coding sequence ATGGGGGAGACGCAGCGCGCTCGTGCCGCGGTTTCCGTGGTTTTCGCGGTATGCGGCGCGGCTTTCGCTTCGTGGGCGGCCCGAGTTCCGGCGGTACAAGGAAAACTCGGCCTCAGCGCCGGAGAACTCGGGATCGGGCTGTTCGGGCTCGCCGCCGGTTCGGTGGTGGCCTTGCTGGCCGCGGGACCGCTGATCACGAAGATCGGCAGCCGGCGCGGGGTTCTTTGCGGGGCCACGGTGCTGTGCGGCGGATTGCCGCTTGTCGCGTTCGCGCCGGATCTGCCGTTGTTCGTCGCCGCGCTCGTGGTGCTCGGGGTGGGCAACAGCCTGCTGGACGTCTCGATGAACGCGCACGCCGCGCGCGTCGAAGAGGCCTACGGGCGGCCGATTTTCGCTGGCTTCCACGCGTTCTGGAACATCGGCGGATTGGCCGGGTCGGGCGTCGCGGCGCTGATGGAGGTCTGGCGGGTGCCGATCGAAGCGCACTTCACCGGTGCTGGCGTGGTGCTGCTGGTGCTCGGGATTTTCGCCGCTTCGCAGTTCTTGCCCGGGGCGGACCGTGGTCAGGGCGAGGCGGCGTTTGCGTTGCCCAGCAAGGCATTGATCCCGTTGGGCGTGATCGCGTTCTGCGGTTTCGTCGCGGAAGGCACGGTGAACGACTGGAGCGCGGTCTACCTCCGGGAGGTCACCGCAGCGAGTGCGGCCGTCGCGTCGCTGGGCTACTTCGCGTTCTCGATCACGATGATCGCGGTGCGGACGGTGGCGGACCGGGTCGTCGAGCGCGTCGGCGCGGTGTTGTTCATGCGGGTCGCGACCGGGGTGACGGTCGTGGGGTTCCTGCTGGTGGTCGTGGTTCCGGTGCCGGCGGTCGCGGTGGTCGGGTTCGCCGTCGTCGGGCTCGGGGTGTCCGGGATGGTGCCGCTCGCGTGGAGCGCGGCCGGGCGCAAACAGCCGGAAGCGCCGGGCCGGGCGATCGCGGCTGTCGCGGCGTGCGGGTACCTCGGGTTTCTTGCCGGTCCGGTGCTGGTCAGCGGGCTGAGCGGCGGGATCGGCCTGCACTGGACGCTCGCCGTGGTCGGCGCGCTCGTGGTGACGGTCGGTTTCCTCGCGCCCACGATGCGTGTCGGCGATCCGGTGTCGCGGCGTTGA
- a CDS encoding ESX secretion-associated protein EspG has product MFNDGVSSSAPVVFDVIDEVIGPLRAEMPQRPSVMEFYDPHFEVPPVLAEEEPAGAASGLSLAEEVRQSFGPMLGAGLAEEVEQYTRFVAGMAALGLAADGEVTAEAVELYRVLRGGFIRGVVTGVFPASEEPWEVRFFGDEDFTTVMSKLGRRARLRSGMLSALPGWVFDGLPDRPPGPGPAVRIETDDSGLIPREAWGDLDVIRQAVARPRQGTVLVDLAVRDAVLAEYPHGAFGLVDNDQGRYQFRAAPRGSGGGWVVTWSPATRGTAEAWIVEAVRSHA; this is encoded by the coding sequence GTGTTCAATGACGGGGTGAGCAGTTCAGCACCCGTCGTCTTCGACGTCATCGACGAGGTCATCGGACCGCTGCGGGCCGAGATGCCGCAGCGGCCTTCGGTGATGGAGTTCTACGACCCGCATTTCGAGGTGCCGCCCGTGCTGGCCGAGGAGGAGCCCGCCGGCGCGGCGTCGGGACTGAGCCTCGCCGAGGAGGTCCGGCAGTCGTTCGGGCCGATGCTCGGCGCCGGGCTGGCCGAGGAGGTGGAGCAGTACACGCGGTTCGTCGCCGGGATGGCCGCGCTCGGCCTCGCCGCCGACGGCGAGGTGACCGCCGAAGCGGTCGAGCTGTACCGAGTGCTGCGCGGCGGGTTCATCCGGGGAGTGGTCACCGGGGTGTTCCCGGCGAGCGAGGAGCCGTGGGAGGTGCGGTTCTTCGGCGACGAGGACTTCACCACGGTGATGAGCAAACTGGGCCGCCGGGCGCGGCTGCGGTCCGGAATGCTCAGCGCCCTGCCCGGCTGGGTGTTCGACGGCCTGCCGGACCGCCCGCCCGGTCCGGGCCCCGCGGTGCGCATCGAAACGGACGACAGCGGCCTGATCCCGCGGGAGGCGTGGGGAGACCTGGACGTCATCCGGCAGGCGGTCGCCCGCCCGCGGCAGGGAACGGTGCTGGTCGACCTGGCGGTGCGGGACGCGGTGCTGGCGGAATACCCGCACGGCGCGTTCGGGCTGGTGGACAACGACCAGGGGAGATACCAGTTCCGAGCCGCCCCTCGCGGTTCGGGCGGGGGCTGGGTGGTGACGTGGTCTCCGGCTACCCGGGGGACCGCGGAGGCATGGATCGTGGAGGCGGTGCGCAGTCATGCTTGA
- a CDS encoding DNA polymerase III subunit delta', with product MTTPIGVWTELVGQEPAVETLSTAAAAAAKIVAGEPVAPAAMTHAWLLTGPPGSGRSVAARTFAAALQCSTGTGCGACPGCRTTMAGTHADVRLVVPEGLSISVAEMRALVQAAARRPTTGEWQVVIIEDADRLTEGASNALLKAVEEPPARTVFLLCAPSDHPEDVSVTIRSRCRLVPLRTPPAEAIAQVLISRDGVDPERAHWAASVCNGHVGRARRLATDEAARQRRATVLRIPLGLRRPDDVFTSADQLISAAEADAGEESKGRDEQERSELRTAMGGDGTGKGVAGAKRAAEAAVKQLEKRQKSRATRTQRDTLDLALVDLAGFYRDVLVTSTRSGATLTHPDHAEQINSAAASWSPESTLRRLEAVLECREAIGLNVKPRIAVEAMVTTLRQG from the coding sequence GTGACCACTCCGATCGGCGTCTGGACTGAACTCGTCGGCCAGGAACCCGCCGTGGAAACTCTTTCCACCGCGGCGGCCGCGGCAGCCAAGATCGTTGCCGGAGAACCTGTCGCGCCTGCGGCGATGACGCACGCCTGGCTTCTCACCGGGCCGCCGGGGTCCGGCCGTTCGGTGGCCGCGCGCACGTTCGCCGCGGCCCTGCAGTGCAGCACCGGAACCGGTTGTGGCGCCTGTCCCGGCTGCCGCACGACGATGGCTGGCACCCACGCGGACGTGCGGCTGGTCGTCCCGGAAGGACTGTCCATTTCGGTCGCCGAGATGCGCGCGCTCGTGCAAGCGGCGGCGCGCCGGCCGACGACCGGCGAGTGGCAGGTCGTGATCATCGAGGACGCCGACCGGCTTACCGAAGGCGCGTCGAACGCCCTGCTCAAGGCCGTGGAAGAGCCGCCAGCGCGCACTGTCTTCCTGCTGTGCGCGCCGTCGGACCACCCCGAGGACGTCTCGGTCACCATCCGTTCGCGGTGCCGGCTGGTCCCGTTGCGCACCCCGCCCGCCGAGGCGATCGCGCAGGTGCTGATCTCCCGGGACGGCGTCGATCCCGAGCGCGCCCACTGGGCCGCGTCGGTGTGCAACGGCCACGTCGGCCGGGCGCGCCGCCTCGCCACCGACGAGGCCGCTCGGCAGCGCCGCGCCACCGTGCTGCGGATTCCGCTCGGGCTGCGTCGTCCGGACGACGTTTTCACCAGCGCCGACCAGCTGATCAGCGCGGCGGAAGCGGACGCGGGCGAGGAAAGCAAGGGCCGCGACGAACAGGAACGCTCCGAACTGCGCACCGCGATGGGCGGCGACGGCACCGGCAAGGGCGTCGCCGGAGCGAAGCGGGCCGCCGAGGCCGCGGTGAAGCAGCTGGAGAAGCGCCAGAAGTCCCGCGCGACGCGAACTCAGCGCGACACCCTCGACCTCGCCCTGGTCGACCTGGCGGGCTTCTACCGCGACGTCCTGGTGACGAGCACGCGTTCCGGTGCGACGCTGACGCATCCCGACCACGCCGAGCAGATCAACTCGGCCGCCGCTTCCTGGTCGCCGGAGTCGACGCTGCGCCGCCTGGAAGCG
- a CDS encoding nucleotidyltransferase domain-containing protein, protein MSTRGAEMFEVAERVQIRDELLALARQDTDIVGAALVGSAARGAEDRWSDVDLVLQLAEDADEPAVVARWTRSLDKKYGVADTLDVTSREGVRYRVFLLDSSLQVDLSFWPRDLFRATENGFRLVFGQANEPTRAAEPGSAHVIGMAWLYALHARSAIARGRTWQAVLMLDDLRAQIITLECLRHGLNPWHGREVDRLPEPVLETLRDGRATSVSLPELERSRQALLQHYLAAVEHHDAERAVALRRALDPDQRGAGGTTNC, encoded by the coding sequence ATGTCGACCCGGGGAGCGGAAATGTTCGAGGTCGCCGAGCGCGTCCAGATCCGGGACGAACTGCTCGCCTTGGCGCGGCAGGACACGGACATCGTCGGCGCCGCGCTGGTCGGATCGGCCGCGCGCGGCGCCGAGGACCGGTGGTCGGACGTCGATCTCGTCCTCCAGCTCGCGGAGGACGCGGACGAGCCCGCGGTCGTCGCACGCTGGACCCGCTCGCTCGACAAGAAATACGGAGTCGCCGACACCCTCGACGTGACCTCGCGCGAGGGAGTTCGCTACCGGGTCTTCCTTCTCGATTCCTCGCTCCAGGTCGACTTGTCGTTCTGGCCGCGAGATCTGTTCCGGGCCACCGAAAACGGCTTCCGGCTCGTTTTCGGCCAAGCCAACGAACCGACCCGCGCCGCGGAACCGGGCAGCGCGCACGTGATCGGCATGGCCTGGCTGTACGCGTTGCACGCCCGTTCGGCGATCGCCCGCGGCCGGACGTGGCAAGCCGTCCTGATGCTCGACGACCTGCGCGCCCAGATCATCACGCTGGAATGCCTGCGGCACGGCCTGAATCCTTGGCACGGCCGCGAAGTCGACCGGCTGCCCGAACCGGTGCTGGAGACGTTGCGAGACGGCCGGGCGACGTCGGTCAGCTTGCCTGAACTCGAACGCTCCCGGCAGGCGCTGCTTCAGCATTACCTGGCCGCGGTGGAACACCACGATGCGGAACGAGCCGTCGCCCTTCGCCGGGCACTCGATCCGGATCAGCGTGGCGCAGGCGGGACCACCAACTGCTGA